The nucleotide window GCAGGACTTCCTCAAGGAACGGCTGAGTGCCCAAGGGTTGACCGTCCTGGTACCCGACGCCGAAGAGCGCCTGGCGGTGCACCGCATCATCTATGACGAACTCTGCGTGGGCGTGATCAACCCGGCATCGCGCGAGGTCTACCAGCAGGTCATCGAGTCCCTGACCCGCCGTGGCGCCCAGGCGATCATCCTGGGCTGCACGGAAATCGGCCTGCTGATCAAACCCGAGCACAGCGCCCTGCCCCTGCTCGACACTACCCACCTGCATGCGCGGGCGGCAGTAGCGTTTGCCTTGGATTGATCGACAGGCCTGAGGTGCCCGGCCTTGCTACAACCTGCTCAACGGAGCCGCGCCATGGCGAGGGTGTCAACCCAGCGCCCGTCACGCACCGCATAGTCACGCATCAGGCCTTCCGTCTCGAAGCCGAATTTACGGTACAGCCCGACAGCGGCCTCGTTGTCGGCGTATACCGTCAGCTCGACCCGTCGCAGGTTCATCCAGTTGTCCGCCACCTCCAACGCGGCGGCCAGCAGCATCGAGCCCACGCCCTTGCCTTGCCAGGCGACGGCAACGCCCATACCGAGGCTACCGCAGTGGGCACGACGGACACGCGAGTACTGCTCCAGCCCCAGGTTGCCAATGACAGTGCCCTGATGCAGCGCGACCAGTTTCACATGGCGTTCATCGTCCATCGCCAGACGCTTGCGCCAGACCTCGGTGGACTGGAACGGCATCTGTAGCACCTGACGGGTAACGGCCGGGTCGTTATACAGTGCGGTAACTGCGTCGAGATGGGCTTCAGTGAAACGGGCAATGGTGATCGTGGGCTCGGACATACGGCTCCTTCCTGGAAACGTGACATGGCCGTCGACTATAAACCGACGATCATCCGGTAGCGAATGTACAGACGCCATCGCGGGCAAGCCCGCTCCCACATTGGACTTGGATGGACGCAGCATGTGCAAACACCCCCAGACCCTGTGGGAGCGAGCCTGCTCGCGATGGGGTCGGAACATTCAATACCTTCATGACAGACCCACCGCTATCGCGAGCAGGCTCGCTCCCACAGGGGATCCGAGTGGTCGCTGGATTTGCGCACGACACCATTCCCACACTGGACTTGGATGTACGCAGTTTTTGCATACACCCCAGACCCTGTGGGAGCGAGCCTGCTCGCGATGGGGTCGGAACATTCAATATCTTCATGACAGACCCTCCGCTTCGCGAGCAGGCTCGCTCCCACAGGGGATCCGGGTGGTCGCTGGATTGCGCACGACGCCATTCCCACACTGGACTTGGATGGACGCAGTTTTTGCATACACCCCCAGACCCTGTGGGAGCGAGCCTGCTCCGGGCGGCGATCCGACGATGAGGCCTTCAGCGTCAGCGAATGTCCGGCTTATTGATGTTGCACCTGCACCATCGAGTTCACCTGCACTCGTGCGTGCATCTGTTCTGCCCCGCCGCCCCGGCGCATGCCGCGTACCGGGCAGGCGTCGAGGTAGTCCAGGCCGACCGCCAGTTTCAGGTGCCGGTCGGGACGGGTCAGGCGGTTGGTCACGTCGAAGCTGTACCAGCCGTCGTCCAGCCAGGCTTCGGCCCAGGCATGGCTGGCCAGATGAGATTCATCTTCGGTGTACAAGTAACCGGAGACATAGCGCGCCGGAATACCGAGGCTGCGCGCGCAGGCCAGGAAAGCATGGGTATGATCCTGGCAGACGCCCGCGCCACCGGCAAACGCCTCGGCGGCCGTGCTGCTGACAGCGGTCGTGCCCGGGCTATAGGGCATGCGCGCCGCAAGGCCCTCCATCAGATCGACCAGTGCCGCACGATCGCGTCGCCCTGCGCATTGTTCCATGGCGAATGCGCTGAGCGCGTCATCCGCCTGGGTCAGACGACTCGTGCGCAGGAACGGCAGCGGCGACTGCGGGTCCGGTTCCATCTCCACCGCCTGGTGGATTTCCACCTCGCCATAAGCGGTCAGCACCAAGGCGCCGTGGGGCTCGTCCATGGTCATCACATGCAGGATGTTGCCGTAGGGGTCGATCTGGCTGCGCACCAGTCGCGGCAATTCCAGATGCCATTGCAGGATGCGCTGGCGCTGGCTGTCCTTCGGGGTCAGGCGCAGGAACTGGATGCTGGTGCAGACTTCATCGGTATAGCGATAGGTAGTGTCGTGGCGTATGGACAGTTTCATACGACCTCCAGATAGGACTCGTGAACGGTCTGGCCCAGATGACGGATCTGGTCGATGAGGTCGGTCAGCCAAAGGTGCAGGCCCGACGCCAGGATCTCATCGATCCCGGAATACCGCAGGCGCGCATTCAGTTCCGCGGCCAGGCGCTGGGCCGGACGGCCGTTGTGGCCGGGCAGGCTGGCGAGGATCTGATCGAGTTCCTCGATGCAGGCATGCAACGAGCGCGGGACATCGGCGCGCAGCAGCAACATCTCCGAAACCTGCTCGGCATTCGGCGCATTACGGTAGATCTCGTTGAACGCCTCGAACGACGACAGCGCCCGCAGCAAGGCACTCCACTGGTAATAACCGCGCGCCGAACTGTCGCTGACCTCTTCCGACTCCTCGCCAAACATTTCGTAGCGTGCATCCAACAGGCGCAGGGTATTGTCTGCCCGCTCGATGAACGTCCCCAGGCGAATGAAACAGTAGGCATCGTTGCGCATGATGGTGCCCGACGTCGCGCCGCGGAACAGATGCGAACGCTCTTTGACCCATTCGCAGAAATGACTGATGCCGTAGCGCCCCAGGCCATTGCTGGCGATGTTGCGCATCTCCAGCCAGGTGGCATTGATGTTTTCCCACATGTCCGCGGTGATGCGTCCGCGCACCGCATGGGCATTGGTCCGCGCCGCCCGCAGGCAGCTGTAGATACTGCCGGGATTGGTTTCATCCAGGGCGAAGAAATGCAGCATTTGCTCGCTGTTGAGTTCGCCATTACGCGCGTTGTAGTCATCCAGCGTACCGGCCGCCAGCAGCGACATCGCCAGCTCGGCATGACCGTCGCTGCGCCCGGCCTGGGGCATCAGGGACAGCGAGTAACTGACTTCGAGCATACGCGCCAGGTTTTCTGCGCGCTCCAGGTAGCGGGACATCCAGTAGAGGTCCGAAGCGGTTCTTGAAAGCATGTCTTAATCCTCCACTACCCAAGTGTCCTTGGTGCCGCCGCCCTGGGACGAATTCACCACCAGCGAGCCTTCGCGCAGTGCCACGCGAGTCAGGCCACCCGGCACGAGGCGGGTTTCCTTGCCTGACAGCACGAACGGCCGCAGGTCGATATGGCGCGGCGCGATGCCACTTTCGACAAAGGTCGGGCACGTGGACAGGCTCAAGGTCGGCTGAGCGATGTAGGCCTCGGGACGGGCCTTGAGTCGTGCACGGAAGTCTTCGATTTCCGCCGCGGTGGCCGCTGGCCCCACCAGCATGCCGTAGCCGCCGGAGCCCTGGGTTTCCTTGACCACCAGATCAGGCAGGTTCGCCAGCACATGGGACAGTTCCTGGGGCTTGCGGCACTGCCAGGTAGGGACATTCTTCAGGATGGGTTCTTCGGTGAGGTAGAAACGAATCATCTCGTCGACGTAAGGGTAGATCGACTTGTCATCGGCGACGCCGGTACCGACCGCGTTCGCCAGCACCACATTGCCGGCACGGTAGACGGCAATCAGGCCTGGCACACCCAACATCGAATCGGGATTGAACGACAGCGGGTCGAGATACGCGTCGTCGAGACGCCGGTAGATCACATCCACCTGCTTGGGACCGGCCGTCGTGCGCATGTAGACATGGTCGTCGCGCACGAACAGATCGGCGCCCTCCACCAGCTCCACGCCCATTTCCCGAGCCAGGAACGCATGTTCGAAGTAGGCGCTGTTGAAGCGGCCCGGGGTCAGGACTACCGCGGTAGGGTTATCCAGCGGGCTCGAGCTCTTGAGGGTGTCGAGCAACAGGTTCGGGTAATGATCGATGGGGGCTACCCGTTGGGCGGCGAAGAGTTCGGGGAACAGACGCATCATCATCTTGCGGTCTTCGAGCATGTAGCTGACACCGCTGGGCGTGCGCAGATTGTCTTCCAGCACGTAGTAACTGCCGTCACCGTCTCGAACCAGGTCGACACCGGCGATATGGGCGTAGATGCCCCGGTGCAGGTTCAGGCCCTGCATCGCAATCTGGTAACCCTCGTTGGCCAGCACCTGCTCGGCGGGAATGATCCCTTCCTTGAGGATGTGCTGCTGGTGATAGATGTCGGCCAGGAACATGTTCAGCGCCTGGACCCGCTGGATGCAGCCCTGCTCGACCTTCTGCCATTCGCTGGCCTTGATGCTGCGGGGAATGATGTCGAAGGGAATCAACCGCTCGGTGCCCTGCTCGTCCCCGTACAAGGTGAAGGTGATCCCGGCTCGATGGAACAGCAGGTCGGCTTCGCGTCGGCGCTGCTCGAGCAGTTCGACCGGCGTGTCCGCCAGCCAACGTGCGAAGGCTTGGTAATGCGGGCGGCAGTCACCCTTGGCGTCATACATTTCATCAAAAAAAGCTCGGGGCATAGCCAACTCCCAGCCGCGTTCTACACGGCATTTCTTATTACTTCGTCATTCCAATGGTCCGGCCTTGCCTTGCGCTAATGAGCCCTGTTTTCTCTCGGCACCTCGATAGACATCCGTCTCTGGTGTGGCCTTTGCGTCTGGATGACGTGCGCCCCCTGTTAAATCCGCGTAATGAATTCCTCCGTCTGAAGCCATCGGTGGTTTGGCTTGGGTTGTTGAAGCGTAGCAAAGGCTATGCCTAAGCATGAAGCGGCAAAAAACCGGTGGAAAAACAGCGCGAAAATTACGATCAGGCGAAGTTCGCTGTCGTTTTTGCGACAAAAGCAGGCTCTAGAGCTGAAACGTTTTATTTCAGCTTCCCGTGGAGAGCGCGGGAACGGGTCGAATAGGTGCACAAAGACCGGTAACAGGGCGTGAATGCCCTGAAAGGGGGAAATTTTTACTCACTGCACGGGAGTCACGAGAATGTCTTGCCTGCCCACTCAGGCACAAACAACAAGGCATACCGATTCTCTCGGCATGCCTTTTTTCGTTGCGACCCGTCCCTGATGCCTTTTCTACAGTGTCTCGGAGACTTTCTTGAACACATCCTCAGGCACCCACCCTTTCCAATCGGCGGTGTGGTTACGCAAGTAATAGCGCGCCGTTTGCTCGGGGGTCTCCTTGTTGGAGACCATTCGGGTTGCCAGGGTCCGGATGGTGTCGGTTCCCACGAACATCGACTTCAGGAAAGGAATGACGCTCGGATGCTCTTCGGCGAACTTGGCTGAGGTGTATTTATTCAGCGGGATATCTGCATAGGCACAGGCTTGTCGGCTCCCAACGCCTTCCTTGAACTGGGCGAGGCTTTGCTTGATCGCTTCCCAGCAGGCTTCGCTGTAGGCGGGCTCCTCCAGACGCGTAAGGGCCAACTCACCCATCAGGGGGCTCGGATCCCAGTAGTACGTCATGAAGGGCTGCCCTTTCTCGTAAGCGGAGATGATCGCGGCATTGAGTGCCGACTCGGACTTGAGCTCCACTGGCGTGAACGTTTTATCGATCCCGTAGGTGGCCATCTTAATCAGGTTGATTTCCCGGCACGCCCAACTGCTGATGCAGTTCAGCCAGGTCGGCTTGCCCGACCCCGATGCCTGCTTGAAGACCTCGGCGTACCTGGGGAGATCGGCGACGCTTTTCAGATCGGGGGTCGTCGGCTTGATGCCGCGCCCCGCATCGCCCTTGATCATGTAGGTGGGGACATAGAAAGCCTGGGTAAGACGTTCATACGTGGGGCCGAAATCGAGGATGGTTTTCTTCGCCGTCTGATCCTGGACCCACTGTGGCATCAGCGAGGTAAACACCTCCATATTGATATCGATGGCACCGGTCTCCATCGCATTCTGCATCTGCGCAATATCAAGGCTGACGGATTCCACGTTCATACCGTATCCATGCTTGAGGATGTACATGGCGATATGATTGTCGATCTGGATATTTTCCCAGCCACCGTCGTAGAACCGGATCGGACGCGGGTCAGATGTCGCCAAAGCCCAGTGGGACGTCAGGCTCAGGATGAAGCACAGCACAGTACGCAAGAACATTGAAGGCATTTGAACTCTCCTATGAGTGAACGTTTTCTGCGGGGCGATGGGGCGCCGGGGTGGGTGAACCGGCAAGCGTTTCCACCACGATACTGGCGATCAGATCTCGCTGGCCTTCCACAAAGTAATGATCCCCGGCACAGAACACCGACCTGAACGCGTCGGTGGTATGTTCACGCCAGCCGGTGATGTGCACGCCAGTGGCGTAGGGATCGATCCGTCCGCCAATCGAGGTAATGGGCACCGCCAGCGGCGGATGGGCCCGGTACAGGTAGGTGTTATTGACTTCGTAGTCCGCCTTGATGATTGGAAGCATCAAGTCACGCATTTCAGCGTCATCGAACAGCGCCTGATTGTTGGCAAAATTCATTTCCTTGAGCATGGCGATGAGCTCGCTGTCACCCTTTTGCGCGGACTCACCATCCGATTCGTAATTGAACTGCAGGACATCCGAGGCGAATTGATGCTCGTTGTAGAAATGCGGTGCCCGGCTTCCGGCAAAAATCAGCTGTGAGGGGTACAGGTCATGCGCCTTGGCGAGGCGTTGCGCCACTTCAAACGCCTGGACACCGCCCAGGCACAGGCCAAGGAATGCGAACGGCCGGTCCAGGTAGGGCAGCAGATCCGGCGTCAGGTTTGTCACCAGCTCTTCCATGCGGGTGTACGACTTCTCCCCCAGTCGCGCATTGCGTCCGGGCAATTGCAACAGACAGAGCTCGATATGATCCGGTAGTCGATCTGCCCACCCCTTGAACACCGCCGGCCCGCCGCCCGCATAGGGAAAGCAGATCAAACGCAGCGTGGCCTGGGGTCGAGGGACTGGAATAACCAGGCAGCCGGAGGTCTGCTCCTCTTGCGACCTGGGTGGGCCAGCCTTTGTCGGCTCGACCGGATCGCCCGGACGGGCCGCCTCGACATGCTCGAGTACGAAATCGCCGATATCGTTGAGCGTGGCACCTACGATAAGCCTGCCCAGGGGGAAATTGATGCCGAGCTTTTTCAGACTGTTGCGAAATTCAACGGTCATCAGCGAATCAAACCCCATCATCGTGAGGGACTTGTCCATGGGCATCGCATCAGAGTCGAAGCCGCCTGCGACACGCGCTGCAACAGACCTCAACCGATCTAGGATGAACGCCTGTCGCTGCTCGCCATCCAGCGACGACACCGTGTCCAGGAAAGGAACCGTATCGCCCTCCGCCGTCGTCTCGCCCGTTGGATGCTGCGCGTCAATCAGCGACAGGTAGGGCCAGTCGCTGGATTGCAAGTGGGCCTTATAGGGCTTCCAGTCGATCGGCGCGATCCCCATGACACCTTGTGCGGACAGGTTGTCCCACAATCTCTGCAAGCCGGCTTGCGCGGATATGAAGTTGATGCCCAATGCCGACAAGCGCTTCTTGAAGACACTGTCGACCCGACTGGCCATGCCTTCGGAGGACCAGGGGCCCCAGGCGATGCTCAAACCGGGTAATCCCGAACTGACGCGGTTTTCCATGATGGCGTCCATCGCACTGTTGGCCGCGACATAGTTCGCCTGGCCCTTGAAACCCAGCGACGCGCTGATCGAGGAAAATCCGATGAAAAAATCCAGCGGCTGATCGCGGGTGACCCGATCCAGCACCTGGGTGCCCTGCAGTTTTGGCAACAGGACATGATGGAGGGACGACGCACTCAGTTTCGACAGGACAGCGTCTTCAACTGTCCCCGCCAATTGCAACACACCTCGTAGCGGCCATTGCAAAGTACCGATGTACGACGCCAGGGTTTCGGCGGCCTCACCCGTGGCGATATCCATACGCAGATAATCGATGCCCACCCCCTGGTGCCTGAAGCTGTCCAGCACGGTCGAGCCCGTTGCGTCCAGCGACTTGCGCCCAACCACCGCCAAATGACGGGCGCCCTTTTCCACCAGCCAGGCAAGGACCTCGCGCCCTAGCCCACCGAACCCGCCAACAACCAGATAGGTCGCTTGCGGACTTAACGCCATGTGCCTCGACTTCCCTGGGGAGGCTTCCACGAGCCTGGGTACATGGACGCCACCCTGGCGAATAGCGAATTGATCCTCCTGGCCGCTCGCAAGCATCAATTGCGCGGCAAGCGACAGATCGACATCCTCCAGGTCTGGCGGCAAGTCGATGAAGCCGCCCCAGGCCGCGGGCTCTTCCTGTGCGATCACTTTGGCCAATCCCCAAAGCGGCGCCTGTGCGACATTGATCAACGAAGAAGCCGAACGTACGTTGACCGCTGCGCGTGTCACGATCCAGAACCTGGCGACCTCTGATCTGGAGGCGCTCGCCAGTGCTTGCAGGGTCGCCACCACGCTGTAGAGACCGGTCTCCAGGGGAGCGAGGTCTTCCTGTCCTGAAAGGCGATCCTGGGAGGCTATCGGGTCGGTCCCGCCGAGGTGAACCACGCCTTTGAGCGGGCATTGCGCAGAGACTGGCAGCGACTGGAACAGCTCATGGAGGTCCTCGGGGAAACCGGTCCTGATGTGCCAGAGATGGGCGCTGACCCGGCGGCAATCATCGGCGAACAGCGCATGAACCACCGGCCCGTCAGTACTCGGCAGACTCTTGCCAATACCCTGGACCAACTCGCTGGTGCCGCCGATAAACAGCCACATCCCGCTAGGACTCTGATTGTCAACGACCGGCGTACGGCTGGGTTGCGGCACCCATTCCACGGTCGTCAGCCATTGCGACTTGGCTGGGACAGGACGCCCCAGCCAGTGGCAGGACCGCTGGAATGGGTAATTCGGGACAGTGACGCGTGTCGACGCCGAACCGTTCAGAAGCGTATTCCAGTCCAGCTCGACCCCGGACTCGAACAGCTGTCCCGCGCTTTGCAGAAGCTGGTCCCGATCGGCGATCTTACTGCTCAGGCTGGTTATCCAGCTGACCTGGTCGGCGTCATCAGGTTGCAGGCACGCCGCTCCGATCGTTGACAGCACCGCCTTCGGCCCAATCTCGAGGAAAGTGCGGCCGCCGTTTTCGAATGCGGCTTGGATGCAGTCCATGAAACGTACTGGCTGGCGAACATGTTCCAGCCAGTACTCCGGCGTCACCAGGCGCGCTGTCGCGATCTCTGCGCTGACGTTACTGATCAGCGGATAGCGCGGCGGCGACAGGCTGATACGCTTGAGAACGGAGGCAAAGGAGGCCAGCATCGGCTCCATCAGTGCAGAGTGAAACGCGTGAGAAACCTTCAGGCGCGTGAACTGGGTTTGCCGGGCATCGAGCACACGGTGGAGCCTGTCCAATTCATTCAACGCACCGGACACCACCACATTACCTGGGCCGTTGATGGCCGCGATGCTCAGGTCAATGGCATGTTCCGCCAGCAGTTGCTCCAACGCTTCGCCCTTGAGTGTGATGGCTGACATTCCACCATCCCGCGGCAGCGCCTGCATAAGGCGACCCCGCTCGGCCACCAGGGTCATACCGTCTTCCAGGCTGAATACGCCTGCGACGCAGGCCGCCGAAAACTCACCCAGGCTGTGCCCGAGCAGGATATCGGGGACGACGCCCAGGCTCAGCCACACCTGGGCAAGGGAATATTCCAGCGCAAACAACGCAGGTTGTGCGTAGCGTGTCTGATCGATCAGCCCGGCATCATCCTGCGCGGAAGGGAAAAGGATCGTGAGCAGGGAAACGCCCATGCAAGTCCGTGCAATCGCATCGCAGCGATCGAGAGACGCCCGGAACACCTCGTTATGCGCGTAGAGATCCTTGCCCATGCCTGGAAACTGAGCCCCTTGTCCGGTGAAGACAAACACCAGCCCAGGCTCCCCCGCAGGATCGACCCAGCGAATATCCTGATCGCCCTGTTGAAGCTTGGCGAGCAGGGCTTCTGTCTGGCGGGCCGATGCGGCATAACGAAAAGGGAACTCCGCCCGCCCGACCCGGGCGCTGTAGCAGATATCGCCCAGGGAAGGCGTCCCGGGACGTTCGAGCCATTCCCGGTATTGGGTGATCTGGTCTTTCAGGGCGCCGCGGTCCTTTGCGCAAAGCGCCAGGAGATAAGGACCGTCGGCCTCTTTCTCCGGACGGGCCGGCCGCAGGGGAGCCTCTTCGAGAACGACATGTGCGTTCGTCCCTCCCACGCCGAAAGAACTGACGCCTGCGCGACGCGGCAGGTCAGTGGCCGGCCATGGAACGGTTCGAGCGCTGATGAAGAACGGACTGCCGTCCAGATGAATGCCTTCGTTGGCCTGGGTGAAGTGCAGCGTGGCGGGAATCGTCCGGTGCTTGAGGGCCAACACGGTCTTGATAAAGCCTGCCACGCCAGCCGCGGCGATGAGATGACCGATGTTGGTTTTCACCGCTCCCAATGCACAGGTGTTTGCCCCGGCACCGTGCTGCGTAAACACATCTCTCAACGCTTTGAACTCGATTGGATCGCCCAATGGGGTCCCCGTCCCATGGGTTTCCACAAAGCCGAGGGTCGCAGCGCTCACCTCGGCATTCGCCAGCGCTTGCTCAATGACTTGGGCTTGTCCCTGGGAACTGGGAGCGGCAAAGCTGACCTTATTGGAGCCGTCGTTATTGATGGCCGACCCCTTGATGACCGCCTGGATGGCATCGCCCGCCTCCAGGGCATCGGCAAGACGCTTGAGCGTGACCAGCCCGGCACCGCTGCCAAAGATCGTTCCCTGCGCGGACCCATCGAACGCCCGGCAATGCCCATCCGGCGACTGGATCATTCCCTCCTGGTAGACATAGCCCATGGCATGCGGGACCAGCACGGTCACGCCGCCGGCCAACGCGACATCGCACTCGCCCAGCAATAGGCTTTGACACGCCATATGGATCGAGACCAGCGAGGTCGAGCACGCCGTCTGAATGTTCAGCGCGGGCCCCCGCAACCCCAGTTTGTAGGCGATCCGCGTCGACAGATAATCCTTATCGTTGCCCAGCAGATTCATGAAGCCTGCGCTGCTGTCCAGGAAACCGCTTTCGCCGGTCCCTTCGCCTAGAACCTGGTTATGAAGATAATCGTTATGGCCTGCACCGGCGAAAACACCGATGTTCAGTGCTTCACGATCCTTGCTCAAGCCCGCCGCATCCAACGCCTCCCAGGCGCATTCGAGCAGCAGACGATGCTGGGGATCGGTAATCGCCGCTTCGCGGGCCGGCATCTCGAAGAAGCCGGCATCGAACCGATCGACATTGTCCAGCCGGGCCGCTCTGGCGACGTAGTCCTCTCGGTCAGCCTGTTCAGCTGCCACACCGGCCTCCAGCAAGGCCCCCAGCGAAATGGAGTCGATGGATTCCCGTCCCGAGACCAGGTTTTCCCAGAAGGCGTCAACGGAGTCGGCACCGGGGAATCGGCAAGCCATGGAAATGACGGCAATCTCATTCCCGTGATAATTGGTTTCGCTCATCCTCTTCTCTCCCAAATTTGAAAGTGACTTGGCACATGGCGCCTATAACTGCTTCTGGCGTCTACGCGCCGCTGATCTGATGGCGGCGGTCCTGCGGTCCACACTGGAAGAAGGAAACGGATTCTTGGACGAGGCGTCACCCGATCCCAGCTTTTGGTTGATCAGGCGGGTTTGCGCGTCAAGGCTGTTCACCTCGAACAACTCCGTGACTTGAAGGTTCAAGCCAAAGGCATCGTTCAATGCCCGGGTCAGGTTGACGATGAGCAGAGAGGATCCTCCCTGCGCAAAAAAGCTCAGCGTCGGATGTATCGAGGCATTCATCAGGATGTCTGACCATATTTGCGTCAGGCGCTGCTTGACCGACAACGACTGATCGTCCGCGGGCAAGCGCCTGGAGTGGACGCGAGGCGCAAACCGCTCCAGGGCGGCGACATCCAGCTTGCCGTTGAACGTCAGCGGGAAACGCTCCAGGAAAATGAAATGAGCGGGGATCATGTAGGCAGGCACATGAGCTCGCAGAGATGCCTTGAGTTGCTCGATGAGCTCTTGCCGCATAGCGGCATCCCCGATTTCCCGGACAGGAGGGGGTTCCATCTGCATGTCGCTCAACGCAGGACGCGGCTCGAACGTAGGGTCCAGGCTGTCATGGGGCCCCACGAATATGTCCATTGTCCCGGCGGGGAGGCTATCGCTCCAGCGTACTTTGGCCTGGCGATGACGGCTCGCCGCCCATTGACGAATGTATTCCGGGTCGCAGGCCTCGCTCGGGCGGATCGAAGAGCCGCCTTCGGCAAGCTGAAGATCCAGGCTGATCCTGACGTTCGGAACACCCGAAAGCACGAACGACGAAGGCATCGATGCCAGCCATTGACCCAGGTCCTGTGCGTGAAGACGCTCGTGCGGATACGAATAGCGTGCTGCCGGCGCCAGAATCGCTCGGTCATCCCTGTCGAGCCTGATGATGACGTCGTAACGATAACGGGTCATTTCATCCTTGCCCTGCCCCGTTCGCAATTCAGTCTCTACGTGGACGACTCGCTTCACTGCATAGGCCAGTTGCTTGATCTGCAGAGGATCCAGCCACA belongs to Pseudomonas sp. B21-028 and includes:
- a CDS encoding type I polyketide synthase, with amino-acid sequence MSETNYHGNEIAVISMACRFPGADSVDAFWENLVSGRESIDSISLGALLEAGVAAEQADREDYVARAARLDNVDRFDAGFFEMPAREAAITDPQHRLLLECAWEALDAAGLSKDREALNIGVFAGAGHNDYLHNQVLGEGTGESGFLDSSAGFMNLLGNDKDYLSTRIAYKLGLRGPALNIQTACSTSLVSIHMACQSLLLGECDVALAGGVTVLVPHAMGYVYQEGMIQSPDGHCRAFDGSAQGTIFGSGAGLVTLKRLADALEAGDAIQAVIKGSAINNDGSNKVSFAAPSSQGQAQVIEQALANAEVSAATLGFVETHGTGTPLGDPIEFKALRDVFTQHGAGANTCALGAVKTNIGHLIAAAGVAGFIKTVLALKHRTIPATLHFTQANEGIHLDGSPFFISARTVPWPATDLPRRAGVSSFGVGGTNAHVVLEEAPLRPARPEKEADGPYLLALCAKDRGALKDQITQYREWLERPGTPSLGDICYSARVGRAEFPFRYAASARQTEALLAKLQQGDQDIRWVDPAGEPGLVFVFTGQGAQFPGMGKDLYAHNEVFRASLDRCDAIARTCMGVSLLTILFPSAQDDAGLIDQTRYAQPALFALEYSLAQVWLSLGVVPDILLGHSLGEFSAACVAGVFSLEDGMTLVAERGRLMQALPRDGGMSAITLKGEALEQLLAEHAIDLSIAAINGPGNVVVSGALNELDRLHRVLDARQTQFTRLKVSHAFHSALMEPMLASFASVLKRISLSPPRYPLISNVSAEIATARLVTPEYWLEHVRQPVRFMDCIQAAFENGGRTFLEIGPKAVLSTIGAACLQPDDADQVSWITSLSSKIADRDQLLQSAGQLFESGVELDWNTLLNGSASTRVTVPNYPFQRSCHWLGRPVPAKSQWLTTVEWVPQPSRTPVVDNQSPSGMWLFIGGTSELVQGIGKSLPSTDGPVVHALFADDCRRVSAHLWHIRTGFPEDLHELFQSLPVSAQCPLKGVVHLGGTDPIASQDRLSGQEDLAPLETGLYSVVATLQALASASRSEVARFWIVTRAAVNVRSASSLINVAQAPLWGLAKVIAQEEPAAWGGFIDLPPDLEDVDLSLAAQLMLASGQEDQFAIRQGGVHVPRLVEASPGKSRHMALSPQATYLVVGGFGGLGREVLAWLVEKGARHLAVVGRKSLDATGSTVLDSFRHQGVGIDYLRMDIATGEAAETLASYIGTLQWPLRGVLQLAGTVEDAVLSKLSASSLHHVLLPKLQGTQVLDRVTRDQPLDFFIGFSSISASLGFKGQANYVAANSAMDAIMENRVSSGLPGLSIAWGPWSSEGMASRVDSVFKKRLSALGINFISAQAGLQRLWDNLSAQGVMGIAPIDWKPYKAHLQSSDWPYLSLIDAQHPTGETTAEGDTVPFLDTVSSLDGEQRQAFILDRLRSVAARVAGGFDSDAMPMDKSLTMMGFDSLMTVEFRNSLKKLGINFPLGRLIVGATLNDIGDFVLEHVEAARPGDPVEPTKAGPPRSQEEQTSGCLVIPVPRPQATLRLICFPYAGGGPAVFKGWADRLPDHIELCLLQLPGRNARLGEKSYTRMEELVTNLTPDLLPYLDRPFAFLGLCLGGVQAFEVAQRLAKAHDLYPSQLIFAGSRAPHFYNEHQFASDVLQFNYESDGESAQKGDSELIAMLKEMNFANNQALFDDAEMRDLMLPIIKADYEVNNTYLYRAHPPLAVPITSIGGRIDPYATGVHITGWREHTTDAFRSVFCAGDHYFVEGQRDLIASIVVETLAGSPTPAPHRPAENVHS